In a genomic window of Scheffersomyces stipitis CBS 6054 chromosome 4, complete sequence:
- the SUV3 gene encoding mitochondrial RNA helicase (go_function nucleic acid binding; helicase activity; ATP binding) has translation MSRLYDQFQQRSFSGAYAGLNSATRQEAELVLSKLKQRLFNEFGVFTKLSHEEQLAKVNGLSLVQYMNPRFADICPLIYSIDAEKYPKGYIEFNGLETKIDLLTLIMTNLVFKEYMVYKIETSKNTDQDYIDLSNPAQWFPEARKMKRKIVMHVGPTNSGKTYNSLKKLAEAKTGYYAGPLRLLAREIYEKFLSTNVRCNLITGEEIIPCMDKFGKVSGISSGTIEMIPLHKKMDVCVIDEIQMIADPGRGSIWTNALLGVLAKEIHLCGEESAVPLIKKLAKMTGDEVEVKQYKRLGELKVTDKAISYNKLEKGDCLVAFSKHKILQLKCEIERRTNLSVGVVYGALPPEIRSEQSRKFNSGEFDILVASDAVGMGLNLKIKRIIFQTVRKFDGKEMTNLTVSSVKQIAGRAGRYSETHGMQTGYVSALTSRDLMYIKQAMNAPIRELEKAAIWPTFDIWKQYMAKFSKDESLYDSLLQFERETKDKRMEHYYVATVDDKAELMKLFLRENLYKKVPIDDQLILSLCPINLNMSSPEVTEMTFKYIKNVHQRTTKTIFDFGFIDHKLLTTSPNIASVHFDKSAALLRLLEDHHKVVLMFLWLSQRFPTLFVDKESATELKTLIEKRIQQELSHLRRISR, from the coding sequence ATGTCTCGACTCTATGaccaatttcaacaacgactGTTTTCTGGAGCTTACGCTGGACTCAATTCTGCTACTCGTCAGGAAGCTGAATTGGTGctttcaaaattgaagcAACGACTTTTCAACGAATTCGGTGTATTCACCAAGCTTTCACACGAAGAGCAGTTAGCCAAAGTTAATGGGTTGTCTCTAGTACAGTATATGAACCCTCGATTTGCCGATATATGTCCGCTTATCTATCTGATAGATGCAGAAAAATATCCCAAAGGGTACATCGAATTCAACGGCTTGGAGACCAAGATTGACTTGTTAACTCTCATTATGACaaatcttgtcttcaaagaGTACATGGTGTATAAGATAGAAACATCCAAAAACACCGACCAGGACTATATAGACTTATCCAACCCTGCTCAGTGGTTTCCTGAGGCCCGtaagatgaagagaaagatcGTAATGCATGTTGGTCCTACCAACAGTGGAAAGACATACAattcgttgaagaagttggctgaGGCTAAAACTGGCTATTATGCTGGACCATTGAGATTGTTGGCACGAGAGATTTACGAAAAGTTTCTTCTGACGAATGTCAGGTGTAATTTGATTACGggagaagaaatcatcCCCTGTATGGATAAGTTTGGGAAAGTCAGTGGGATTTCATCTGGAACCATTGAAATGATTCCCCTTcacaagaagatggatGTTTGTgttattgatgaaattcaGATGATAGCAGATCCAGGAAGAGGATCTATATGGACCAACGCTCTTTTGGGAGTGTTAGCTAAAGAAATTCACTTgtgtggagaagaaagtgcTGTGCCTttaatcaagaagttggccaagatgACTGgtgacgaagttgaagtcaaGCAATATAAGCGACTAGGCGAGTTGAAGGTGACTGATAAGGCTATCTCATATAACAAGCTCGAGAAGGGTGATTGTTTGGTGGCATTTTCCAAACACAAGATCTTACAGTTAAAGTGTGAAATTGAACGTAGAACCAATCTCAGTGTTGGTGTCGTTTATGGAGCCTTACCTCCAGAAATCAGATCTGAGCAATCGAGAAAGTTCAACAGCGGAGAATTTGATATCTTGGTAGCTTCTGATGCTGTTGGAATGGGActcaatttgaagatcaagagaATCATCTTCCAGACGGTAAGAAAGTTCGACGGAAAGGAAATGACCAACTTGACTGTTTCAAGCGTAAAACAAATTGCTGGTAGAGCTGGTAGATACTCCGAGACGCATGGAATGCAGACAGGATATGTTTCAGCACTTACGTCTCGAGACTTGATGTATATCAAACAAGCCATGAATGCCCCCATCAGagagttggaaaaggcAGCGATCTGGCCAACATTTGATATATGGAAACAGTACATGGCAAAGTTTTCTAAAGACGAATCATTGTACGATTCGTTGTTGCAGTTCGAAAGAGAGACGAAGGACAAGAGAATGGAGCATTACTATGTTGCCACAGTGGATGACAAGGCGGAGCTCATGAAGCTCTTCTTACGAGAAAACCTATACAAAAAGGTTCCCATCGACGACCAGTTGATCTTAAGTTTGTGTCCTATTAACTTAAACATGTCATCTCCCGAGGTCACTGAAATGACGTTCAAGTATATCAAGAATGTTCATCAGAGAACCACCAAGACAATCTTTGACTTCGGCTTTATTGACCATAAGCTCCTTACGACTTCGCCCAATATTGCTTCTGTGCACTTTGACAAGAGTGCGGCCTTGcttcgtcttcttgaagatcacCATAAGGTAgtgttgatgttcttgtGGTTGAGCCAAAGATTTCCAACGTTGTTTGTAGATAAGGAGAGTGCTACCGAGTTGAAGACATTGATAGAAAAGAGGATCCAGCAGGAGTTGTCCCATTTAAGGCGGATCAGCAGGTAA
- the GLK2 gene encoding Glucokinase — MTTQPSKSVVIVVGGPAGTGKTTVSQALGEHFSCPVVEGDELHPQANVDKMSSGIPLTDEDRWGWLTELSQVASSKSVEGSNESKKAVVSCSMLKKVYRDHIKKSAVDGGSSIEFRFVFLYTTFEELLQRVGNRKDHFMKSDMVKSQFDIMEIPEGDELLENGGEAVAVNATGKSPEQINTEVIAALER; from the coding sequence ATGACCACCCAGCCATCCAAAAGTGTAGTTATCGTTGTCGGGGGCCCTGCTGGAACCGGCAAGACTACTGTTTCCCAGGCATTGGGAGAACATTTTTCATGTCCAGTAGTTGAAGGAGATGAACTCCATCCGCAGGCTAATGTCGACAAGATGTCGTCTGGCATTCCGCTCACAGATGAAGACAGATGGGGATGGTTGACTGAGTTGAGTCAGGTGGCCAGCAGCAAGAGTGTGGAGGGTCTGAACGAGCTGAAGAAGGCCGTAGTGTCTTGTTCGATGTTGAAAAAGGTGTATAGAGACCATATTAAGAAAAGTGCTGTGGATGGAGGATCCAGCATTGAGTTCCGGTTTGTGTTCTTGTATACGACATTCGAAGAGTTGTTGCAGAGAGTCGGGAACCGTAAGGACCATTTCATGAAGTCTGACATGGTGAAGTCGCAATTCGACATCATGGAGATTCCTGAGGGAgacgagttgttggaaaatGGGGGAGAAGCCGTGGCAGTGAATGCTACAGGAAAGAGCCCCGAACAGATCAATACTGAGGTTATCGCCGCCTTGGAAAGGTAG
- a CDS encoding predicted protein (go_function oxidoreductase activity~go_process metabolism) yields the protein MSSISTDSLPYFDPAVDRRVALITGGNSGIGYYTVLQLYLHGYVVYIAGRSRSRVLKSIKELKEKANTITKDYEIQNANTNLTSPKRCLGELVYLEIDLSSLSSVIAAVDTFSNMESKLNLLINNAGAMAVPYALTRDNFEIQLQTNFVSPFLLTTKLLPLLERTADLYPSTEPPRVVYLSSIGHKFAIRFFSLNTSFNYRPNLLFTWLRYGMAKTAGIHFMKMLALRNPKILCMSVHPGFVMNTNLFTYWTRLPIIGILFWCFFQIFGYFLGVSNDEGSDAIIKCCLEPKLSLENDNGKYFVTGGIEAEPSKVASNMDYAARTWIWTVHELSERGITIPN from the coding sequence ATGTCTTCTATATCCACCGATTCGTTGCCGTACTTCGATCCGGCTGTCGATAGGAGAGTGGCTCTCATCACCGGAGGCAATTCCGGAATCGGCTACTACACGGTGCTCCAGCTTTATCTCCATGGCTATGTAGTGTACATCGCCGGTAGATCTCGCTCGAGAGTGTTGAAGTCcatcaaggaattgaaggaaaaagCCAACACCATTACAAAAGATTACGAAATCCAAAACGCAAATACGAATTTGACTTCTCCAAAGCGTTGTCTCGGTGAATTGGTCTATTTGGAAATCGATCTTTCCAGCTTATCATCTGTTATTGCTGCCGTCGATACCTTCTCCAACATGGAACTGAAGTTGAATCTTCTCATAAACAACGCTGGAGCCATGGCTGTTCCATATGCTCTAACCAGAGACAATTTTGAGATTCAGCTCCAAACCAACTTCGTGTCGCCGTTTCTTCTCACTACTAAGTTGCTACCTTTACTAGAGAGAACCGCGGACTTGTACCCCAGCACAGAACCTCCTCGCGTAGTTTATCTAAGTAGCATTGGCCACAAGTTTGCTATTCGTTTCTTCTCGTTAAACACTTCCTTCAACTACAGGCCGAACCTATTGTTCACCTGGCTTCGTTACGGAATGGCCAAAACAGCAGGCATCCACTTTATGAAGATGCTAGCTTTGCGTAATCCTAAGATCCTCTGTATGCTGGTGCATCCGGGCTTTGTGATGAATACAAACTTGTTCACTTACTGGACCCGTTTGCCCATCATCGGGATCCTCTTCTGGTGCTTCTTCCAGATTTTTGGCTACTTTCTCGGCGTATCCAACGATGAAGGATCGGATGCGATCATTAAATGCTGTCTCGAACCAAAACTCTCCTTGGAAAATGATAATGGGAAGTACTTTGTTACTGGAGGCATCGAGGCAGAGCCTTCCAAGGTTGCCAGCAACATGGACTACGCAGCAAGAACATGGATATGGACCGTTCATGAACTCAGCGAGAGGGGAATCACAATTCCAAACTAA
- the ERG10 gene encoding acetyl-CoA acetyltransferase translates to MTVPPVYIVATSRTPIGSFQGTLSSLTYSDLGSHAVKTALEKVPQIKPHDVEEIFFGGVLQANVGQAPARQVALKAGLSEAIVATTVNKVCASGLKAIILGAQTIITGNADIVVAGGAESMSNTPYYVPSARGGARYGDAALVDGIQKDGLLDVYEQKLMGVAAEKCAADHGFSRDDQDQFAIDSYTKAQTAQAAGKFEHEIAPVTIKGVRGKPDVIVSEDEEIKNFNEKRLRSARTVFQKENGTVTAPNASKINDGGAAVVLVSESKLKELGLKPLAKINGWGEAARSPIDFTIAPSLAIPKALKHANISQDQVDYFELNEAFSVVGLANATLCNIDSAKLNVYGGAVALGHPLGCSGARIVITLLSVLTQESGKIGVAGVCNGGGGASSIVIERVDHEDAKL, encoded by the coding sequence ATGACTGTTCCACCTGTTTACATTGTCGCTACATCCAGAACGCCCATCGGTTCTTTCCAGGGTACCCTTTCCTCGTTGACCTACTCTGACTTGGGCTCTCACGCCGTGAAAACTGCTCTCGAGAAGGTTCCCCAAATCAAGCCCCACGACgtggaagaaatcttcttcgGTGGAGTCTTACAGGCCAATGTCGGCCAAGCCCCTGCCCGTCAAGTTGCTTTGAAGGCTGGGCTCTCAGAAGCAATTGTTGCCACTACTGTCAACAAGGTGTGTGCCTCTGGGTTAAAGGCTATCATTTTGGGTGCACAGACTATTATTACCGGCAACGCTGATATCGTCGTCGCTGGTGGTGCCGAGTCCATGTCCAACACCCCTTACTACGTTCCTTCGGCCAGAGGCGGTGCCAGATACGGAGATGCTGCCTTGGTGGACGGAATCCAAAAGGACGGTTTGTTGGATGTATACGAACAAAAGTTAATGGGAGTTGCCGCCGAAAAGTGTGCTGCTGATCACGGATTCTCCAGAGACGATCAGGACCAGTTTGCTATCGACTCCTATACAAAAGCACAGACTGCCCAGGCTGCCGGTAAGTTTGAACATGAGATCGCTCCTGTCACCATCAAGGGAGTCAGAGGTAAGCCAGATGTAATTGTAagtgaagatgaagaaatcaagaacttcaacgaaaaGAGATTGAGATCGGCCAGAACTGTtttccaaaaggaaaacgGAACTGTGACTGCTCCAAATGCatccaagatcaacgacGGTGGTGCTGCTGTAGTGTTGGTATCTGAATCTAAACTTAAGGAATTGGGCTTGAAGCCTTTAGCCAAGATCAATGGATGGGGTGAAGCTGCCAGATCTCCTATTGATTTCACCATTGCTCCATCTTTGGCCATTCCAAAGGCTTTGAAGCATGCCAATATTTCTCAAGACCAAGTAGACTACTTTGAGTTGAACGAAGCTTTCTCTGTTGTAGGATTAGCCAATGCTACTCTCTGTAACATCGACTctgccaagttgaacgTCTATGGTGGTGCTGTTGCCTTGGGCCATCCTTTGGGTTGCTCTGGTGCCAGAATCGTCATCACTTTGCTTTCTGTGTTGACTCAGGAAAGTGGAAAGATTGGAGTTGCTGGTGTTTGTAACGGTGGAGGTGGTGCTTCTTCTATTGTCATTGAGAGAGTCGACCATGAAGATGCAAAATTGTAA
- a CDS encoding predicted protein, which produces PILKRIPKFLHRYTTRFMNAPVSHVVSFLILHELTAIVPLLSLWYLFHQFPDMLPSFDLPTWAIDKGTKIIDDAMNKYDFADYSINEKFQFIMEGAYAFVVVKFLLPIRLVVSLGLMPSFARWFVIPFTKIF; this is translated from the coding sequence CCCATACTAAAGAGAATCCCAAAGTTTCTCCATAGATATACCACCAGATTCATGAATGCTCCCGTTTCTCATGTGGTCAGTTTCCTCATTCTTCACGAGTTGACGGCTATTGTGCCTCTTCTCTCGTTGTGGTATCTTTTTCACCAATTTCCAGACATGCTTCCTTCGTTTGACTTGCCTACATGGGCCATTGATAAGGGCACCAAGATCATCGACGATGCTATGAACAAATATGATTTTGCCGATTACTCCATAAACGAGAAGTTCCAGTTCATCATGGAAGGTGCCTATGCATTTGTAGTGGTGAAATTCTTGTTGCCTATAAGATTGGTTGTGAGTTTGGGTCTCATGCCTAGCTTTGCTAGATGGTTCGTCATTCCTTTCACgaaaatcttc
- the RIM11 gene encoding ser/thr protein kinase (go_function protein kinase activity; ATP binding~go_process protein amino acid phosphorylation), whose product MSKIEVVTENVNNGHTGEIETIQYTQSQMVGHGSFGVVFQTQILPSNEIAAMKRVLQDKRFKNRELQIMKLVHHRNIADLKYYFYTSNDKNELYLNLILEFVPETLYKASHFYVSKRLSMPAIEIKLYTYQMLRALNYIHSQGICHRDIKPQNLLINPETGELKLCDFGSAKILNPNEPNVSYICSRYYRAPELIFGATNYTTKIDVWSAGCVMAELILGQPLFPGESGIDQLVEIIKILGTPSKDQIKNMNPNYMEHKFPQIKPIPLSKIFKKMSNDCIQFLIKVLQYSPVDRISCVEALVDPYFDELRNPQTKLPNYRKIFSQQFHLNSSSSHHSINNANYQIYSSQPDFRELPELFDFNDRELSSSPDLNFKLVPPFAYDRLNLKQQISSLDQFVPWTAEELKVTLE is encoded by the coding sequence ATGTCCAAAATAGAGGTTGTTACCGAAAACGTTAACAACGGCCACACTGGCGAAATCGAAACCATCCAGTACACCCAATCCCAGATGGTGGGTCATGGCTCGTTCGGGGTTGTGTTCCAGACTCAAATCTTGCCTTCAAACGAGATTGCAGCAATGAAACGAGTTTTACAAGACAAACGATTCAAAAACCGTGAGTTGCAAATCATGAAGTTGGTGCATCACCGCAATATTGCTGATTTGAAGTACTATTTCTATACCAGCAACGACAAAAACGAGTTGTACCTCAACTTGATTCTCGAGTTTGTACCAGAAACACTCTATAAGGCACTGCATTTCTACGTGTCCAAACGATTGCTGATGCCTGCCATTGAAATCAAGCTCTACACCTACCAGATGTTGCGTGCTTTGAACTACATCCATTCACAAGGCATCTGCCATCGTGATATAAAGCCGcagaacttgttgataaACCCCGAGACGGGCgagttgaagttgtgtGACTTTGGCTCGGCTAAGATTCTCAACCCTAACGAACCCAACGTCAGTTACATCTGCTCTAGATACTACAGAGCCCCAGAATTGATTTTCGGTGCAACCAATTACACTACCAAGATCGATGTGTGGTCTGCCGGTTGTGTGATGGCCGAGTTGATTTTAGGCCAGCCATTGTTCCCTGGTGAATCGGGAATCGATCAGTTGGTGGAAatcatcaagatcttgggAACGCCCTCAAAGGACCAGATAAAGAACATGAACCCCAACTACATGGAACACAAGTTCCCCCAGATCAAGCCAATTCCATTGtcaaagatcttcaagaaaatgtctAACGATTGCATTCAGTTCTTAATCAAAGTGTTACAGTATTCTCCGGTAGACCGGATCTCGTGTGTCGAGGCTCTTGTCGACCCGTACTTTGATGAGTTACGGAACCCCCAGACCAAGTTGCCCAATTATAGAAAGATCTTCAGCCAGCAGTTTCATCTCAATTCGTCTCTGTCTCATCATCTGATCAACAACGCCAACTACCAGATCTATTCAAGCCAGCCGGACTTCCGAGAGTTGCCTGAATTGTTTGACTTCAACGATCGGGAGTTGCTGTCTAGCCCAGatttgaacttcaagttggttcCGCCCTTCGCCTACGACAGGTTAAACTTGAAACAGCAAATTTCGTCGCTTGACCAGTTTGTTCCCTGGACGgctgaagagttgaaggtCACCCTTGAGTGA